The following DNA comes from Arthrobacter sp. SLBN-83.
GACAATGCCACGATTAACAGCCCCGCGACGTAGATGGGGCGTTCTCCCCGCCTGCCAATCAGGGCGCCGCCGGCCGGGGCAAACGCCAGGCGCATGAACGCGAAGATCGCAACAATAACGGCAGCCTCGGTGTTCCCCACCCCGAAGGTTGTGGCGAACTGCGGCAATACTGGCGCAACAAGCCCGAATCCAAGCGCGATGAGGAAGGCCGCGGCCAGCATCACCTTGATGTCGCGGGGGAGCTTCTCCCGCTGCGGCCGCAGCCGGGCCCAAAACCGTGAGGTAGCGCCGCTGGCGCGGGGTGGTGCCGTCATGCTGGGGAAGTCCTTGCTGGAAAGGGAGCCGGGTGGCTGCGCGAATGCGGAAACATAACCGTAACAAGGCGGATATGCACCATTTACTTCCTAGAGGTTGTTGTAACAGGCCGGCAATCTAAATCCTCTGCGGGCGAAACACGCCACCCACAAACTCTTTACAGGACGCAAAAGGCGTTGGCAGGCGGAGTACTTCCGCAAGATTCGATGAGAGAGGACGTGCACCATGGAACTTACCGCAGGTCACGTTTGGGTCATGGTGGCAGCAGCGCTTGTGCTGTTCATGACACCCGGTCTGGCATTCTTCTACGGCGGCATGACCCGCGCCAAGGCAGCCCTGAACATGATGATGATGAGCTTCATCTCCATCGGCATGGTGGGCGTTGTCTGGGTCCTGTGGGGTGCCTCCATGAGCTCCGGGGAAGGGTTCATGGAGATCGTCGGCAACCCGTTCGCCACGTTCGGCCTTGAGGGAATCAACACCCCCGACGGGCTGATCAAGGTGGGCTACGCCGCCACGTTCGCCATCATCACGGTGGCACTGATCAGCGGCGCCATTGCGGACCGTGCCAAGTTCGGCGCCTGGTCCGTGTTCGTCCCGGTGTGGGTCACCCTGGTGTACTGCCCGCTTGCCTACATGGTGTGGGGCGGCGGCCTCTTCGGCCCCGACGGCGCCATCGGCAAGGCCCTCGGCCCCGCCATCGACTTCGCCGGCGGCACGGTGGTCCACATCAACGCAGGTGTGGCCGCGCTCATCCTGGTCCTGATCATCGGCAACCGCAAGGGCTTCGGCAAGGACCCCAACCACCGCCCGCACAATATCCCGTTCGTCATGCTCGGCGCGGCCATCCTCTGGTTCGGCTGGTTCGGGTTCAATGGCGGTGCAGCCACCACTGCGGAACAGGGCGGCCTGATCTGGGTCAACACCCTCGCAGCCCCGGCAGCTGCCATGCTCGGCTGGCTGGTCACCGAGCGCATCCGCGACGGACACCCCACTTCCCTTGGTGCCGCATCCGGTGTCGTGGCAGGCCTTGTTGCCATCACTCCGGCCTGCGCCAATGTCAGCCCGGTGGGTGCCCTGGGCCTGGGTGTCGTCGCCGGTGTGGCCTCCGCCCTGGCCGTTGGCCTGAAGTTCCGCTGGGGCTTCGATGACTCGCTCGACGTCGTGGGCGTGCACCTGGTCTCCGGCATTATCGGCACCGTGGCCCTGGGCTTCATTGCACTGCCCACCGACGGTGTTGGCGGCGGCCTCTTCTACGGCGGCGGGCTCACCCAGCTGTGGGCACAGCTCGCGGCGGCCGGCATCGCCATCGCCTACTCCGCGATCCTCACCACCATCATCGCCCTGGCCATCCACAAGACCATGGGCTTCCGCGTCTCGCAGGAACAGGAAACGGTGGGTGTGGACCTCAGCCTGCACGCCGAGACTGCCTACGAGTTTGGCCTTAGCGGCCACGGCGGAAGCTTCCAGCCGCTGCACGACCTGATCACCGGCAAGGGCGTGTCCCCTGAAGCCGCGCAGGCATTGGAAGCGCAGAAGGCACAGCCAGCAACAGGTAAGGAAAGTGTGGGGGCATGAAACTGATCACTGCAATCGTCAGGCCGGAAAAGCTCGAAGCCATCAGGGAAGGGCTGGAAGCCTACGGCGTCCAGGGCCTCACGGTCAGCGCGGCCAGCGGCTACGGCCGGCAGCGGGGTTACACCGAGGTATACCGCGGGGCGGAATACAACGTGGACCTCCTGCCCAAGATCCGGGTGGAAGTCCTTGCCACGGACGAACAGGCCGATGACATCCTGGACGTGATCATTGCCAGCTCCAACACCGGCATGGCCGGGGACGGCAAGGTCTGGACCATGGACGTCCATGAAGCAGTGCGGGTCCGCACAGGGGAACGCGGGGTGGCTGCCATCTAGGGCGGACCACCGCGGACCCAGCGGACGGGCAGTAACTGGAAACAGAGCAGGACGGGCGGGAACCGGAAGGTTCCCGCCCGTCCTGCTGCCGTTTAACGTGGCGCGCCCACGTTACGGTGGACGGCTCAGTCCTGATGCCGGTTGGTGGGCCAGGACGCAGGGCCGGCCGATCCGGCGTCGTACTCCTCCAACGGGACCTCACCCTTTTCCCATGCCTTGAGCACCGGTTCGACGATCCGCCAGCAATCCTCCGCCGTGTCGCTCCGGACGGAGAGCAGCGGGTCACCGGACAGCACGCCTTCCAGCACCTCGCCGTAGGGCAACAGGTCGGAGGCACTCAGTTCCGCTTCCAGGGTGACCCGGCCCAGGCTGAAGATGTTTCCGGGACCGTTGACGTCGACGTCGAACTCCAGCGTGTCCGGACCGAAACCGATCCGCAGCTGGTTGGGGGAGTCCACCCCGGTGAAGCCCTGGGGGAGGTGGGGTACGGGAAGGAAGGTGACCACGGCCTCCTTGCGCTTGTCGCCCAGCGCCTTGCCCGAGCGCAGGATGAACGGAACGCCGCGCCAGCGCCAGTTGTCGATGCCCACCTGGATTTCGGCCAGTGTTTCCGTTTCCCGGCCGGCGTCCACGCCTTCCTCCCTGGCGTAGTCGGGGACCTCCTTGCCTGCCACAGTGCCGGCCGTGTAGCGCGCCCTGCGCGTTGAATCGGTGAAGGGTGCGCTGACGCTGCTGGCGCGAAGGACCGTGGAGACCGCGTCGCGCAGGTCGCGCTCGCCGATGGTGGCCGGAGGCTCGATGGCCATCACGGCCATGACCTGCAGCAGGTGGCTCTGGATCATGTCCCGCAGGGCGCCGGCGCCGTCGTAGTAGCGGGCGCGCCCCTCCAGGGCCAGGTCCTCGTCGAAGAAGATCTCCACCTTCTCCACGTGCTGCCGGTTCCACACCGGCTCCAGGAAGTTGTTCGCAAACCGCAGGCCCAGGATGTTGAGGACGGTTGCCTTGCCCAGGAAGTGGTCCACCCGGTGGATGTGGTCCTCGGGAACCAGCCGCGCCAGCGTCTGGTTGAGGGAGCGGGCCGACTCCTCACTTGAGCCGAACGGCTTCTCCATCACCAGGCGGGTGCCCTCCGGAACTTCCGCGGGCTGCAGGGTCTCGCAGGCCAGCTGGCTAATCCGGGGCGGCAGGGCGAAGTACACGGCCACCGGGCCTTCCAGGGTCTTCAGCAAGGCAGCCAGGGCGCCCTCGGCGGTGACGTCCACCTGGTGGTAAGCCGTCTCCTTCTGCAGCAGTTCAAGGGCTTCCCTGCCTGGCTCATCCGCTGCGGCCGCTGCCGCGCCAAACGAGGACCGGACGCGGTCACGCCATTGTTCCGGTGTCCACGGGTCCGAACCAGCTCCCACCAGGCTGAGCCCGTCTGCCCGGCCTGCGGCAACAAGCCGAGCCAGGCCCGGCAGGAGGAGCCGGCCGGTAAGGTCGCCCGAGGCGCCGAGGATGAGCAAGGTCTTGACAGATGTTTGGCTCGTCATTTGGCCAGCATGCCACCTTAGGTGCCGGACTTGATACCCTAGATAGTCGAGTCCCGATCATCTCCTGAAAGAAGTTCACGGCGCGTGTTCAATTCACTCTCTGACCGGTTGACAGCAACCTTCAAGAATCTCCGCGGCAAGGGCCGCCTTACGGAGGCCGATGTTGATGCCACCGTCCGCGAGATCCGCCGTGCCCTCCTGGACGCCGACGTCGCCGTACCGGTGGTCCGCGAATTCACGGGACGGGTCCGCGAACGCGCTCTGGGTGCGGAGGTTTCTGCCGCGCTGAACCCCAGCCAGCAGATCGTCAAGATCGTCAACGAGGAACTCCAGGAGATCCTTGGCGGCGAGACCCGACGGATCCGCCTGGCCAAGAACGGCCCCACCATCATCATGCTTGCCGGCCTCCAGGGTGCAGGCAAAACCACCCTCGCGGGCAAGCTGTCCAAGTGGCTGAAGGCCCAGGGCCACAGCCCCATGCTGGTGGCCTGCGACCTCCAACGCCCCAACGCCGTCACCCAGCTTCAGGTGGTGGGCCAGCGCGCAAACGTCCCCGTCTTCGCGCCGCACCCGGGTGCCACCTCCACGGAGCTGGACCAGCCGGCTGGTGACCCGGTCGCCGTCGCCCGCGCCGGCGTGGAGGAAGCGCGCCAGAAGCTGCACGATGTGGTGATCGTCGACACCGCCGGCCGCCTTGGCGTGGACGCGGACATGATGGAACAGGCCCGCCAGATCCGCCGCGCCATCGTCCCCAACGAAGTCCTCTTCGTGATCGACTCCATGATCGGCCAGGACGCCGTAAACACGGCCCTCGCCTTCGACGAAGGCGTGAACTTTACCGGCATCGTGCTGTCCAAGCTCGACGGCGATGCCCGCGGCGGTGCTGCGCTTTCCGTCGCGTCGGTCACCGGCAAGCCGGTCATGTTCGCATCCACGGGCGAAGGCCTGGACGACTTTGAGCTCTTCCACCCGGACCGGATGGCTTCACGCATCCTGGACATGGGCGACATCCTCACCCTCATCGAACAGGCTGAAAAGGCCTGGGACAAGGATGAAGCCGCCCGGATGGCGAAGAAGTTCGCCGACCAGGAGGACTTCACCC
Coding sequences within:
- a CDS encoding ammonium transporter is translated as MELTAGHVWVMVAAALVLFMTPGLAFFYGGMTRAKAALNMMMMSFISIGMVGVVWVLWGASMSSGEGFMEIVGNPFATFGLEGINTPDGLIKVGYAATFAIITVALISGAIADRAKFGAWSVFVPVWVTLVYCPLAYMVWGGGLFGPDGAIGKALGPAIDFAGGTVVHINAGVAALILVLIIGNRKGFGKDPNHRPHNIPFVMLGAAILWFGWFGFNGGAATTAEQGGLIWVNTLAAPAAAMLGWLVTERIRDGHPTSLGAASGVVAGLVAITPACANVSPVGALGLGVVAGVASALAVGLKFRWGFDDSLDVVGVHLVSGIIGTVALGFIALPTDGVGGGLFYGGGLTQLWAQLAAAGIAIAYSAILTTIIALAIHKTMGFRVSQEQETVGVDLSLHAETAYEFGLSGHGGSFQPLHDLITGKGVSPEAAQALEAQKAQPATGKESVGA
- a CDS encoding P-II family nitrogen regulator — encoded protein: MKLITAIVRPEKLEAIREGLEAYGVQGLTVSAASGYGRQRGYTEVYRGAEYNVDLLPKIRVEVLATDEQADDILDVIIASSNTGMAGDGKVWTMDVHEAVRVRTGERGVAAI
- a CDS encoding glucose-6-phosphate dehydrogenase — its product is MTSQTSVKTLLILGASGDLTGRLLLPGLARLVAAGRADGLSLVGAGSDPWTPEQWRDRVRSSFGAAAAAADEPGREALELLQKETAYHQVDVTAEGALAALLKTLEGPVAVYFALPPRISQLACETLQPAEVPEGTRLVMEKPFGSSEESARSLNQTLARLVPEDHIHRVDHFLGKATVLNILGLRFANNFLEPVWNRQHVEKVEIFFDEDLALEGRARYYDGAGALRDMIQSHLLQVMAVMAIEPPATIGERDLRDAVSTVLRASSVSAPFTDSTRRARYTAGTVAGKEVPDYAREEGVDAGRETETLAEIQVGIDNWRWRGVPFILRSGKALGDKRKEAVVTFLPVPHLPQGFTGVDSPNQLRIGFGPDTLEFDVDVNGPGNIFSLGRVTLEAELSASDLLPYGEVLEGVLSGDPLLSVRSDTAEDCWRIVEPVLKAWEKGEVPLEEYDAGSAGPASWPTNRHQD
- the ffh gene encoding signal recognition particle protein; the encoded protein is MFNSLSDRLTATFKNLRGKGRLTEADVDATVREIRRALLDADVAVPVVREFTGRVRERALGAEVSAALNPSQQIVKIVNEELQEILGGETRRIRLAKNGPTIIMLAGLQGAGKTTLAGKLSKWLKAQGHSPMLVACDLQRPNAVTQLQVVGQRANVPVFAPHPGATSTELDQPAGDPVAVARAGVEEARQKLHDVVIVDTAGRLGVDADMMEQARQIRRAIVPNEVLFVIDSMIGQDAVNTALAFDEGVNFTGIVLSKLDGDARGGAALSVASVTGKPVMFASTGEGLDDFELFHPDRMASRILDMGDILTLIEQAEKAWDKDEAARMAKKFADQEDFTLEDFLAQMQQIRNMGSMKKMLMMMPGAQNIRQQLEQFDEREIDRVEAIVRSMTPHERLAPKIINGSRRARIARGSGVHVSEVNGLLERFAQAQKMMKKMAQGGMPGMPGMPGLPGAGGGARKNAKNAPKKKPKSGNPAKAAQERKEAEARRANAAKALPTGAAFGQQGGDFDPSQLNLPKGFDKFLGK